Within Dromaius novaehollandiae isolate bDroNov1 chromosome 8, bDroNov1.hap1, whole genome shotgun sequence, the genomic segment CAGAGAACACTACGAGATTTGCGCCCAGAATTTGTACAGCACCTGCTAAGCAAACCAGGGTTGCTTGTCCATCACCTCCCTCTCCAACGCAGTCTCAAAAATTATCAAGCACAAAATTAAGCAAGAAGTCATTCACCGGTCTACATCACCAGCTGATGAGAATGCCAATCTTAAGGctccggaaaaaaaaaaaaaaattatgctggaATAATTCATTTTCGATTACAATCTGGACAATGTTAAATACCTTAATGAAAGTAGCACTCCGATTTCATTAAAGAttgtgaagattaaaaaaattgtatttgtatAGTTaataaaagagagaggaaaggcaTAACAAAATTACCAACAGTGAAAAAACAACCAAAGCAGTTGCAACTCAGTGTTTCTTCATATATTACAagaatgaaatactttttttgaacaacagcaaaaaaaagtctACTGCTCTTTTGACACCCAAaggcttttgaaatgaaattaattgCAACCTTTAAGAATAGttattttaagtgaaaataaatattgagAGTGGATAATATACTGCTTTTCTATGAAAAGTAAAGCAACTGAAGCAATTGCTTTTCTTGATAATTATTCTGTGTTTGCCTCAGACTAATTTAATGAGGTGAGCAAGTATCTGGAAGTAACTACGTGTTACAAAAGCTTGCTGTCATGTTCTGATTAGCATATTTATACGCTATACACAACAGTCAGGACGCTGACAAAAGCTAACATGAATTTAAACTATTTTGTGGACTAAGTCTAGAAATATCAATAGAGAAGCGGGAGAAAAATTCTGTCTCTATTGACACAAATGAGAGCGCTCTTGTGCATTTCAGTGAGGCACAGATTTAGATCCAGACACCCTCAATTTCTGCAATACTAGATAAACTTAGCTGCTACCTGGCCAGATATACCCAACTGCTGCAGCTAGGCTACGGTCAGTATCTGAGCTAATTCAGAACCGATTCAGGTACCTCCATGCTATACCATAGTCAGTGAGCAGATGAGAGGTAACTGGATCTGATTCAGATCTCAGActtaattttctatttttgtgAACCCCATGGCTAAAACCAAAATTGTTCCTCATTCACGTCAGGGGAAAACTATGGGACCTTGTTTCTAGGAAACAAATTAAGATTTAATATTATTTGTGACTTAACCTCTCTCACCCTAGACAAAATTAAAACTGCTTCAGTCAGATTTACTACACTAGACAGTCACAGTTAGTGTTAGCTTTCTAATGTCATCAGACAACAGAAGCCCTTAAGTTCTTTTCCATATCATAAACCTGTTTCTTTTGACACAGCTTACTGAGAGCGCACACACTAATCTGATCAACACTTACAGCTTTGAAAGAATCACAGCAGTTGTTGCTAGCAAGCAGCCCTAAGTTACATCTGGGACAGCCAAGAAAGAGCACCAAGTACAGAGAAAATCTTTGCTAGGGATTTGCCCAGATTACAAACCCAGACTGTGCAGACCTAAACAAAGTTTTTATATTAACCCCTTGTCAGCCACTGTTTGTTAACATAACTCTAAAGCAAAGTCCTTAATAACCTGTTAATGGAGAGGAAGATTTTTAGCTTCTTAACTGTCATCTTCCATAACATAGTTTGCAAGTAGCAGTAAATGACAATGAACAGACGACCATCAGTAAGACACGTTACAAACCACAGTAAAGACTGAAGAGACGTACCACCCAAGCTTTCACTGAATTTCTTGGGCAAGCTCAGTAATGGCTCCAATTTATTCTAGCCACCACTGCCTGCTTCACTGAAAATAAAGCCTTCACGGGCCCTGCACATTTAGCTTAATCTATTTCACTTATGATCAAAAGTGGAGAATAATTACTATTTTTGTTACAGATGCATAGGTACATACATCAGGGGCAACGTGCTGTAGAACTAATGCATTAAAATGTGGATGGAGCTGTTATCACAACTAAAGCACCTTAAAACCTGGAGATAAAAAAGGGTAAGTTTTAGACAGCGATGTGCATTAAAAATTGGCAAACACGTTAGGCTCTTACCAGGAATGGACTCCAGCAAATGCAAGAAACACACATTATAGCCAAGAGCTGAATGATCATTTCAAAATGATGAGATCTGCCTTGTCTTTGTTGACTTTTAAATTTGACTCTTAAGAGGGTAACTCCTGTGACAGCATTGCACAAGAATGAAATAGCAAGGGCCAGTAACCCAAGGCAAGAAAAAAGTAAGAGATAAAATCTGTCTTCCCAGTCCTCAACATGTTCTGTTTTATAGAAGCACCAGGTCCTCGATGCTTGAATTTGATAGGCTCTAAACCTAAGAATAGGCAGCAAAGCTATAAGAACAGCAAACAGACATACCATAGTCAACATCATTTTCACATGTTTAGAAGTCATTTTTGTAGAGTGAAATATTGGCTTAGTGACTCCAATGCAACGTTCAACAGCCATCACACTGCCCAGGAAGAGCGGGCACAAACCAAAGAATACCATGCAGATGCCAAAAACACTGCAAAGGATGTTGGACTGGTTAAATCGAATCCAGTCTTTATCAGATGCATACACAAACACTGCAATGGCTCCATTGATGAGGTGGCCAAAGAGGTCTGTGATAACCAAACCACTAGCAAGAAGCAAAAAGGAGGCTTTTGATTTCTGTCTAAATCTCTGATACGCCTTCATAAGGATTGCTATTGCAAGACTGTTGGACAATATTCCCACTGTCATGAAGattattgaaaagaaaactgaaatcttcTTCTCTGTGTGGCAGGTTGTGTTTTTTAAGATTCCAAATCCAGCCAGCCCTGGTGATTTTGAACTGTTCATGGTTAGGAAAGTAGAGGCAGTGCTCAAAACATTTCAGCAGTCTTGCAATCGAAAGGCATctgcaatattaaaaacaaataaacacacaTTGTAAAAGGCATACCACTGTTCAAATGACATTTGAAGCAGAAATTCCACAATATTAGTCTGTGGTACAAAtctaattttcctgttttctcagCGATGTGATATGGCATCACGTTTTAGCACACCAGACATAGGGTAAAACAATTATCTGCACACATTATACAATGTAGATCTAATGCACAGTATGTTTATACTCTGGATATATATGTAAGGTATACAaataatgtataaaatatatatataatgcatatataaTGCACATGTACATAAAACATACATGACTCAGAGAAACCGTAAAGACATTCTGGTGGCTAAATCACATCTCTCAACAAAGGTTTTTGCGACATACTCCTACTATAGAAGTATTTATCAACCCAACTACAAGCAAACGTGAAATATTCAAACTGGAACTTTGTCAGATGATAAtcacacttcatttttcttcccccactgttaagcatttattctcaaaacaaCGTCCTAACTTCTTCCATGCAATTCTCTCACAATTGAACGTTTCAAAGCTTTAGTGTAACCAGTGCTGAAGCCTCCAGCTCCCCGGCTTCCTTCACTGAAGTATGAACTTCTCGGGTTGCCCCGTCCTTAGAAGCTGCCTTTTGCAGCAGCCAATTCCGCAAGTTACTTCACACTTTGTCTCCCGTCTACCGCCTCGGGACACGCGTGAGAGCAAAGACTTCTCGCGCAGCAGAGACCGGGCTTTACCCACGCGCCACgcgaggaggcggcggggtcTCTCCGCGCCGAGCCGGTGCCGCGGGCCAGCACCGCGCACGGACGCGAAACGCGAGCGGAGCCGGCCGCCCGCGAGGACGCGGCGCTCGCTCCTACCTCTCCCCAGCGCCCTGCACGCCGCCGGCGCGCCCGCCGCCCTGACAGCCGCCCGGCAGAGCCGCCCGGCAGAGCCACGTGAGCGCGGCGGAGCCCGGCAGCCGGGCACGGCGCACCCGCAGCCCTCCCCGGACGCCCCTTTCCGCCGCCAGCGGCCCTTAAGTGTGCGGGGCCGGAGGCGGGGCGAGGCGcagcgctgctgccgccgccgggcacgcgtggccgcggggcagcgccacGGGGGGCACCGCcaccggccgccccggcccccgccccgcctcgcaccccgccgcccagccccggcgcggatggggcgcagccccggcccgtCGCTCACCTCCGCTCCGCGGCGCCGGGGAGAGGCGCAGCGCGgtgccccgccggccgccgccgccgcctcccggcccggcgcctcccgcccgcctccctccccgcccccctccgccgtccccgctccgctcccgccggccactcccggcggggccggccgccccgggccgctgCGGGCTAGCCCCGGTTCCGCACTGACAGCGAGGGGCGCCGGTGCTCCGCGGGGGCGTCCCTGGGCTCTGCTTCGCCCCCGGAGCCAGCGGGGGCAGGCGGAAGGAGCGCGGCCCCgcagcggcgcggcccgcggggctgtgagggggcACGAGAGCGCCGCGAGGGGAGCGGTGCCGCCGTTTGCGGGGGGGAGTGGGGCTGCCGTTGCCCCTCCGAGCTGAGGCGGCACCGGGCACCAGGGCCCCTCGCTGCCAGGCAGGTGCCGAGACCCTTCGGTCTTGGCCTTACAGATGACTGCTCCCCCGTCCCACCCGTGTCCAGGACCACCAAACAGGCCCCAATGGGATTTTTTGTTAGAAACTCTTCCCACGGAAATCGGTCAAAGTATAAAATCAAACTGTAAAATACTACAGAATTTTTCCATCTCTAAGAGCAACGGAgaactttcatttgttttcactaAGGCACCGCCTTGATTTGTACTACTCCCACCTCAGGGAGGCAGTTGGTTAGAAGCGAACGCTTGCCATGATGCTGCCACTTTCCCTTACCTCCATGCGTTAAGTACTGTGAATACAACATGCTTCTGCCTAATCCATTGGTGGGGTGGTACAGGCCGGCTAATGCCACCCATTCCCACTCCATTCCTTCAGATAGTATCTCAAGTCATACACAGACAACTAAAAGCACCATGTAATTTCCTTCTTCCCGAAAACATCTGTCACATTTTGGCATCTTACCATACgacaagcaaaagcaaacagtTCTGCAACACAGTAGAAATAACTTCTCTTTCAATTTGGTCTGATTGGGACCTATAAATTCCCAGAAATTCTttacaacaacaataaaaaaatctcaaaataaattATTGACCATTAAAGTTCAGTTGATTTTATGTTTCCTCTTCCAAGAGTAAATCGAGATGGAGATTTCAAATTACAAACTTCAGCTTGCATTGTACCTTTTTTCCTAGCAGGattttttcaccaaaatgaaTTCACCTGAAGTGAAAGGCAATTCTGTTTAAAAGGAAGCAACGAAGTTGCTGGTACTTCCTGAGTGTGTAGTTTGGGCAGAAGTTAAATGGCCATTGTCAACTAGAGCAAGCCAAAATTTGGctaacattttcatttccagaAGGGTGCTGTCTTCTACGAAAGACGATAATTACTGAAGGAACAGGAAAATAATTAAGAGAATGGTAACTGAACTAAAGTCTGCTGCAGGAGGCAGACTTTCAACATTACAGTGCTATCTGTACTCCAAAAATCTATTCTATTAACAAACACCGGGATGTTTTATATCTCTGTGTATAATCCCTCAGCTGCTCTAAGCTAGGTGTTGAACGCTGGTGCTGGTTGCTTGGTGAATTCAATACTGTCAAGCTCATGCTTCCATTAAAGAGAATAAACCGTGTAATAATcaagagaagaacaaaaaaaactgAAGACAGATGTTTCAGTATGCTTGCAAAAATacagttagagaaagaaaaaaaagacaggcttGTAGAATATATCCAGAGAAAAGCACTGGTCTGCCAAAAGGAGAGAGAGTGAAATTTCAATTGCTGCAGAGATGGGAAAAGGAGAACAAGAAAGAGTCttagcaaaataaatatataaactgCCAACACTCTTTTCAGACAACAGGCATAGTAAGTGCTCTTCCACCTGTACAACTCCAAGAGCAGAACAAGCTACACCATAGTTTTGTGCTGTTAGCCTGCTGCAAAGAAGCAGGCAAGTTAGGCATCAACATGAGCCGGGCAGACGTGTCTGCAGCTCAGCCCTGTAGACATTTGTGTGCTCCTGAtataagaaaaactgaaatagtaGCTCCTATGGACTGAGGTGATTTTGTGGGTTTATGGGTAGGTAGGATGTTGACTTTGGAAGGTTTGGAGGGAGTGAAAACTGGCAATGACCCTAGCAGAACTAAGCTGTTCATACTGGATCagccttttctatatttcctattAGTAATCAAAGCAACAACAGAGGAAGGAGTGACCCAAACTCTCACATTCCCCTTTGCTGTGGGCCTGACTGGGAGCTCCTACCTTGCAAGGGGGAGCAGTCCCTCCTCCAGTTGCACTGCTGAGCCAGGGCTTCAAGAGCTCGGAGGAAGGGCAAATCTCTTCCTCGGCAGCACAGTGTCTCTTCACTGTCATCAAGAGTTTGCCAACCAGCCAGCACAGACCTGGGTTTGACAGACACCCTTATACAAGTGAAGACAAAAGCTCTAGGTGCAAGAGTCACACAGGGATGTGTCTTAGAGTCTCAGTATTGCACTGGCTGGTCAAAGGCCACAAAAGACTGAAGAACAGCTCAGTCTTGCCCTTG encodes:
- the PTGFR gene encoding prostaglandin F2-alpha receptor isoform X1, translating into MNSSKSPGLAGFGILKNTTCHTEKKISVFFSIIFMTVGILSNSLAIAILMKAYQRFRQKSKASFLLLASGLVITDLFGHLINGAIAVFVYASDKDWIRFNQSNILCSVFGICMVFFGLCPLFLGSVMAVERCIGVTKPIFHSTKMTSKHVKMMLTMVCLFAVLIALLPILRFRAYQIQASRTWCFYKTEHVEDWEDRFYLLLFSCLGLLALAISFLCNAVTGVTLLRVKFKSQQRQGRSHHFEMIIQLLAIMCVSCICWSPFLVTMARIGINENRSKETCETILFALRMATWNQILDPWVYILLRKAVLKNLYKITRGCCGIHIINLHMWELSSIKNSLKVAAISESPVSSKQINLQPLSTTGQ
- the PTGFR gene encoding prostaglandin F2-alpha receptor isoform X2 → MNSSKSPGLAGFGILKNTTCHTEKKISVFFSIIFMTVGILSNSLAIAILMKAYQRFRQKSKASFLLLASGLVITDLFGHLINGAIAVFVYASDKDWIRFNQSNILCSVFGICMVFFGLCPLFLGSVMAVERCIGVTKPIFHSTKMTSKHVKMMLTMVTMARIGINENRSKETCETILFALRMATWNQILDPWVYILLRKAVLKNLYKITRGCCGIHIINLHMWELSSIKNSLKVAAISESPVSSKQINLQPLSTTGQ